TTGAGCGGGCGCTCGACATCCTCAACTACGAGCGGAAGGCGGGGCTCATCGACCCGGTTCTCCTCGACCTCTTCATCGAGGCGAAGATCTTCGAGCGAACCCGATCCCGCGGCTAGTCTCCACCGACATCCCTTACAGCAAGAACTTGCCGCCTCTGTAGACCACCTTGCCCTCGGCGAGGATGTGGCCGCGGAAGTTCGTGGGCCGTGCTTCCTTAAGATCCCGGGGTGTGTAGGGACGAACCTCGACCGACGGGTCGACCGCGAGCGATACCTCAACCAGCAGGTCCACCAGCTTCGCATGCCTCATCCGGACAAAGTCTGGGGAGATGACGGCCAGGTCCACATCGCTCCACTGGTGAGCTTCCCCCCGGGCGTAGGAGCCGAACAGGATCGCCTGATCTACGCGAACTTTCAGGCAAAGGTGCTCGATCGTCCGTCTGACTAGCTCTTCTGCGCGAGGGGCCGCTTTAGTCTTTTCCACAGGGCCTCCGTATGCTCCAGGTGAGCCGCCGCCATTGACCGGCTGACTTTCTTCGCCAGGCTCTGTATCTCAGGAGGGTAGCGACTCTGAAGGTAATATTGCGTCCGTTTTCGGCATGGAGAATGCGGGTAGGCTATCGTTGCCGCACGAGCCTGTCAACCGTCCGGGCTCAAGTGTGGGCTCAAGCGTCCGGGCTCAAGCGATTCAGCTCAGAAGGGCCGACAGTGTTTTCATCCCGCGAGCAGCACGAGGAGCGTGCCCCAGGTGGCGATGCCGAGCAGCATCGCGCCGAGGGCGAAGAGGTCGTGCGCCAGCGCGGGACTCCTCATGTGATGAGTGGTCCGAGCCAAGAAAAAAGCGCGCGAAGGCCGCTGCGCAACGCGCGCGCCCGCAACGCGACAGCTCCCGAGCCTTTGGAAGACGCCGGTCCCAAATTTCCTGCAACGCCGAACATCGGAGTGCTTTATCGCGATCGACCTCATGATGGCTATCCTTTCCTAAAATCCTCGGAGCAGGCCGATCACCTTCCCCAGGATCTTCACATCCCGCTGGCCCGGCTTGATGAGGATCGGCGCCATGGTGGGGTGCTCGGGCTTGAGCACGATCGCGTCCCCTTCCCGGCCGAACCGCTTGACCGTCGCCTCGTTGTCCAGGAGGGCCACCACGATCTCCCCGGGCTCGGCGGTCTCCTGGCGTCGCACCAGGACCAAGTCGCCGTCGAGAATGTGGGCGTTCACCATGCTCTCTCCGCGAACGCGGAGGGCAAAGAGCTCCCTGCCCTTCCCCGCGAGCCAGTCGGCCAGGAGGGGGAGCGTCCCCTCGCGATTCTCCTCGGCCAGGAGCGGCACGCCCGCCGCGATCCGACCCAGAATGGGGACCTCGCGCACCGCGGACGCGCGGTCGGGAAGGGTGAGCGCCCGTGAAGTCCGCCGGGCCGCGACTCGCCGCTGGAGCGCTCCCTTTCGCTCCAAGGCCCGGAGGTGATCGAAGGCGGCCCG
Above is a window of Candidatus Rokuibacteriota bacterium DNA encoding:
- a CDS encoding nucleotidyltransferase domain-containing protein encodes the protein MEKTKAAPRAEELVRRTIEHLCLKVRVDQAILFGSYARGEAHQWSDVDLAVISPDFVRMRHAKLVDLLVEVSLAVDPSVEVRPYTPRDLKEARPTNFRGHILAEGKVVYRGGKFLL
- the lexA gene encoding repressor LexA yields the protein MRELTARQREILAFIRTFTQRHSVPPTVREIGERFRITPRAAFDHLRALERKGALQRRVAARRTSRALTLPDRASAVREVPILGRIAAGVPLLAEENREGTLPLLADWLAGKGRELFALRVRGESMVNAHILDGDLVLVRRQETAEPGEIVVALLDNEATVKRFGREGDAIVLKPEHPTMAPILIKPGQRDVKILGKVIGLLRGF